The following proteins are co-located in the Acropora palmata chromosome 11, jaAcrPala1.3, whole genome shotgun sequence genome:
- the LOC141859071 gene encoding uncharacterized protein LOC141859071 yields MLRFKSWFIARYSQRSKNVSVKMLSVDELERAEREIVKHVQRIAVPEVLRALQKISSAKYSRQVTTELKNLRMPTFMPKFHPLLDEFGILRVGGRLENALISSEAKHPVVLPYQHHVTDLIISQHHQITRHLGQEYVLSSLPQHYWIIKGHSAVRRVLNKCFRCKKLEAPSGEQLMANLPKERLMSGELPFSYLGVDYFGPLVVRQGGLNVKCYGCLFTFLVIRAVHIEVVPSFDTDNCRVTYGCSLGTNYQIQSQNPLSFARATGHSDEMLQTLMSEIHGILNSRPLTSDPNDLDPLTPNHLLLFEASSNLPPGSFCKEDVYSKCNT; encoded by the coding sequence ATGTTGAGATTTAAATCATGGTTTATTGCTAGATACAGCCAAAGATCAAAGAATGTAAGTGTGAAAATGTTATCGGTGGACGAATTGGAAAGGGCTGAAAGAGAAATTGTCAAGCATGTGCAAAGAATTGCGGTCCCAGAGGTCCTACGAGCTTTGCAGAAGATCAGTTCCGCAAAATACTCCCGTCAAGTAACTACGGAGCTAAAGAACTTAAGGATGCCGACCTTTATGCCTAAATTTCACCCATTGCTGGACGAATTCGGCATCCTGAGGGTAGGAGGGCGGCTTGAAAACGCACTCATCAGCTCCGAAGCCAAACATCCAGTTGTTCTACCCTATCAGCATCATGTCACAGACCTGATAATCTCTCAGCATCATCAAATAACACGTCACCTTGGTCAGGAATACGTTTTGTCCAGTTTACCTCAGCATTACTGGATAATTAAAGGTCATTCAGCTGTACGACGAGTCCTAAACAAGTGTTTTCGATGCAAGAAACTTGAAGCTCCAAGCGGAGAGCAGCTCATGGCCAACTTACCGAAAGAAAGATTGATGTCAGGAGAACTGCCATTCAGTTACCTCGGTGTGGATTACTTTGGTCCCCTTGTTGTTCGACAAGGTGGTTTGAATGTTAAATGCTATGGATGCCTTTTTACATTTCTGGTCATTAGGGCTGTGCACATTGAAGTTGTGCCCTCCTTTGACACTGACAACTGCCGCGTCACATATGGGTGCAGTCTGGGAACGAATTATCAGATCCAATCACAAAATCCTCTAAGCTTTGCTAGGGCAACAGGTCATTCTGATGAGATGCTGCAAACCTTAATGAGTGAGATTCACGGAATTCTGAATTCCCGACCATTGACCAGTGATCCAAATGACTTGGACCCACTGACACCCAAccatttgctgttgtttgaaGCAAGTTCAAATTTGCCACCCGGATCTTTCTGCAAAGAAGATGTCTATAGCAAGTGCAATACATGA